CGCCACGTGCAGGAACGCGTAGGCCGAGACGGCCGCCGCCACCGGTTCGAACGTCGCCACGATGCCCGCCTCCGTGGCGGAGACGTGCCGCAGGCTCGCGAGGAACAGCCCGAAGCCCGCCAGCGTGCCGAACAGCACCACGAACGCGACGAGTCCCGCGACCGTCCAGGGGTCGCCCGACGGCCGCGCGGCCCACGGCGGAGCCCAGAGGGCCATGGCGGCGCCGCCGGCGAGCAGCGCCCATGTGGTCAGGCGCCAGGAGCCCAGCTCCGCGACGAGCGGCACGGACGCCAGCGTGTAGTACGCCAGTGTGACCGCCGAGAGGAGGCCGTACGCCAGCCCGAGCGGCGTCACGTGAAGGCCGAGGCCGCCGCCGGGCGAGGCGAGCACCAGCAGCGCCGTGCCCGCGACGGCCAGCCCGGCGGCGAGAAGCTCCAGAAGCGTCGGCCGGCGCCGCCCGCGGGCCAGCTCCCACAGCGCGATCGCCGGCACCGCCAGGTACTGGAGGAAGGTGGCCGTCGCCGCGTTGGTGGCCTCGATGGCCGCCATGTACGTGAACTGCACGCCGGCGAGGCCGAGGACGGCGAAAACGAGGAATTGCAGCCGGTGGGAGCGCGGGAACGGCGGCCGCAACGCAACGGCGAGGAGGCCGCCGGCGGCCAGCATGCGCACCGTCACCAGCCACGCCGGCGACACCCCGTGCGTGTGAAAGAGGACCTGCGCCGCCGTGCCGGACAGTCCCCAGCAGGCCGCGCCGGCGAGGACCATCACGATCCCGCGCGTCCGCGTCACAAGCACCCCGTCATTCCGCAGGCAGGATACTGTCGGCAGCATAGGGCAACGCGCCGCGCGCGCCAAGACTGCGCCGCCCGCAGCGGCCGCGCGCGTGGATAGGCACCGTCGCCCGTCGCCGCACATACGGTTTCGTTGCGCCCCTGAAAGGCGGAACCGATGGAGGCGGACAGCCATGTGCGGCATCACCGGGTGGATCGATTGGAACCGCGACCTGACACGGGAGTCCGACACCATCCGCAGGATGGCGGCGACGCTCGCCTGCCGCGGCCCGGACGCGTCGACGCAGTGGCTCTCGCCACGGGCCGCGTTCGGCCACCGCCGGCTCATCGTCGTCGACCCGGCCGGGGGAGGCCAGCCGATGCGCCGCCAGCGTGACGGGCGGGAGTACGTGCTGGTCTACAACGGCGAGCTCTACAACACGCCTGAGCTGCGCCGGGAGCTGGAGGCGCGCGGGCACGTGTTCCAGGGCCACTCCGACACGGAGGCGCTGCTGCTTTCCTACATCGAATGGGGCCCGGCGTGCGTGGAGCGCTTCAACGGGATCTTCGCGTTCGCCGTCTGGGACAGCGGCGAGGAGTCGCTCTTCATGGCGCGCGACCGCCTGGGCGTGAAGCCGCTCTTCTTCACGCAGCGCGGCTCGATGCTGCTGTTCGGCTCGGAGCTCAAGGCGATCCTCGCGCACCCGGACGTCGAACCGGTCGTCGACCGGGACGGCCTGGCCGAGGTCTTCGCGCTGGGGCCGGCGCGCACGCCGGGCCACGGCGTGTTCAAGGGGATCGAGGAGCTGAAGCCGGGCTGGTCGCTGCGTTTCTCGCGGGACGGCCTGCGCGCGTGGCCCTATTGGCAGCTGGAGAGCCGCCCGCACGAGGACGACGAGCGGACGACCGTCGCCACCGTGCGCGAGCTTTTCCTCGACGCGGTCGAGCGCCAGCTGGTGGCCGACGTCCCGGTGTGCACGCTCCTTTCGGGCGGCCTGGACTCGAGCGCGCTCACGGCCGGGGCGGTCCGCGTGTACCGGCGCGACGGGCGTGGCGAGTTGCACACGTATTCCGTCGACTACGAGGACAACGACCGCTACTTCCGCCCCAACGACTTCCAGCCGGACGCGGACGGGCCGTGGATCGACGCCGTCTCCCGCCACCTGGGCACGCGGCACCACCGCGTCTGCCTCGACACCGCGTCCCTCGCGGAGGCGCTCGTGCCGGCCATGCGCGCGCGCGACCTGCCGGGCATGGCGGACATCGACGCCTCGCTGCTGCTGTTTTGCAAGGAGATCAAGAAGGACGCCACCGTGGCACTCTCGGGCGAGTGCGCCGACGAGGTGTTCTGCGGCTACCCGTGGTTCCGGCGCGATGACGCCATCTCCGCCGATACGTTCCCATGGTCCCTCAAGGTCGGCGAACGGCTGCAGGTCATGTCGGAAGAGCTGAAGGCGCACGCCCGCCCGCTGGAGTACATCCAAACGCGGTACCAGGAGGCGCTGGACGAGGTGCCGCGCCTGCCGGGGGAGACGGGGCGCGCCGCGCGCATGCGGGAGATCGCGTACCTCACGCTGACGCGCTGGATGCCGACGCTCCTCGACCGCAAGGACCGGATGAGCATGGCCGTCGGGCTCGAGGTGCGCGTGCCGTTTTGCGACCACCGCCTCGTCGAGTACGTGTGGAACGTGCCGTGGGAGCTCAAGACGCTTGGCGGGCGCGAAAAGGGACTCCTGCGCCGCGCGCTCCAGGGTCTTCTGCCCGACGACGTCCTTTGGCGCCGCAAGAGCCCGTACCCGAAGACGTTCCATCCCGGCTACCTCGCCGCGATGCGCGAGCGCGTGCTGGGCATCCTCGACGACCCGGCCTCGCCCCTGCTTCCGCTCATCGACGTCAAAGCCGTCCGCGCGATGGCGGAAAGCGACGTCGAGTTCGACATCCCGTGGTTCGGCCAGCTCATGCGGCTGCCGCAACTGTTCGCGTTTCTCGTCCAGGTCGACGCCTGGCTGCGCGAGTACCGCGTGCGGCTCGCGTGAGGCGTCGTCGCGCCCTCGACGACGCTCGCGCCGCCGGCCGTGTGTGCTATAATACCGTGCGGTTTTCCACGTGCCGGACACGAAGGCCGAAAGAGCGAGAAAAGAGGTACGCCCGTGAAAGCAGGCATTCATCCGCAACTTTATGACGCGACCGTCACCTGCGCGTGCGGCGCGGTGTACCATCTCCGGTCCACGAAGCCGCAGATCAAGGTGGAGATCTGCGGCAAGTGCCATCCGTTCTACACCGGCACGCAGCGCGTGGTGGACACGGGCGGCCGGGTGGAGCGCTTCCGCAAGAAGTTCGGCTCGGACTACCGCAAGGCCGGCCGCGCGAGCGCAGCGGAGGTCGCCGGGGAGCAGTAGCGCGCGTCGGGCAGGGCGGGAGCCCTGCCTGTTTTCTTTTTGCGGCGCACGGGCGCCGCATCGTATTTTTTCCGGGAGGTGGCGCCGTTGGCCGGGGCGGTGTACGGCGGGCAGGCGGTGATCGAGGGCGTCATGATGCGCGGGCCGCGCTCCATGGCCGTGGCCGTGCGCCGGCCGGACGGCGGCATCGCGCTCGATCAGAAGGACCTTGGCCAGTGGGCGAACCGCTGGCCGTGGGCGCGGCTGCCCGTCGTGCGGGGGCTCGTCACGCTGGCGGAGTCGCTCTCGCTCGGGTTCGGCGCGCTCATGTTCTCTGCGAGCGCGGCGTCGCAGGAGGACGAGCAGCTGACGCCGGCGCAGATGCGCTGGACGGTCGCCGTCGCGACGATCGCCGGCCTCGGCGTGTTCGTCGTCCTTCCGACATGGCTGATCGGCCTGCTGCGTCACGCCGTCCACAGCAGCCTGCAGCTGAACCTCATCGAGGGGCTGCTGCGCCTCGCCATCCTGTGGGCGTACCTCTACGGCATCTCGCGCACGGCGGAGATCCAGCGCGTGCTGCAGTACCACGGCGCGGAGCACAAGGCCATCGCCGCGTTCGAGGCCGGCCTGCCGCTGACCGTGGCGCACGCCGCGCGTCAGTCGCGCTTTCACCCGCGCTGCGGGACGAGCTACCTGCTGTTCGTCGCGCTGGTCGCCGTCGCGCTGTTCGCGCTGATGGGGTGGCCGTCGCTCCTGTGGCGCGTCGCCAGCCGCCTGGTGCTGCTGCCGCTGGTGGCGGGGCTGGCCTACGAGCTTCTGCGCTTCTCGGCGCGGTACGAGACGCGTCTCTGGGCGCGCTGCATCGTCGCGCCCGGGTTGTGGATGCAGCGCCTGACCACGCGGGAGCCGGACGAGCGCCAGCTCGAAGTCGCCATCGCCGCGTTGACGGCCGTCGTGAACAGGGAGGAGCAGCTCGCAGGATGACCCTCGACCTCAGCAAACTCGCGCAGATCGAACGCCGGTACGAGGAGATCGCGGCCCAAATGGCCGACCCGGACGTGGTGAGCGACGCCGAGCGCCTGCGCGAGCTCGCGAAGGAGCACGCTCGGCTCGAGGAGATCGTGCTGCCGTACCGGCGCTACGTCACCCTGGGCCAGGACATCGAGGCGGCGCAGGCGCTGGCGGCCGAATCGTCCGACCCGGACACGCGCGAATGGGTGCGGCGCGAGGTCGCGGAGCTCGAAGCCCAGCGGGAGGCGCTGGAGCGGGAGATCCTGCAGCTTCTGCTGCCGCGGGACGAGCGCGACGAGAAGAACGTGATCCTCGAGATCCGCGCCGGCGCGGGCGGGGACGAGGCGGCGCTCTTCGCCGGCGATCTCCTGCGCATGTACACGCGCTACGCGGAGCGCAGGGGCTGGAAGGCGGAGATCCTCAGCGCGAACGAGACGGGCATCGGCGGGTTCAAGGAAGTGATCGTCAACCTTTCCGGGCGCCAGGTGTACAGCCGCATGAAATACGAAAGCGGCGTCCACCGCGTGCAGCGCATCCCCGTGACCGAGTCCGGCGGCCGCATCCACACGTCCACGGCGACCGTCGCCGTCCTCCCGGAGGCGGAAGAGGTCGACGTGCAGATCAACCCGGAGGACCTTGAGATCGACACGTTCCGGGCGAGCGGCGCCGGCGGCCAGCACGTGAACAAGACGGAGTCGGCGATCCGCATCACGCACAAGCCGACGGGCATCGTCGTCACCTGCCAGGACGAGCGCTCCCAGCACAAGAACCGCGAGCGGGCGATGCGGATCCTGCGGTCGAAGTTATACGAGTTGGCGCTTCAGGAGCAGCATCAAAAGGAGGCCGAGGAGCGCCGCAGCCAGGTGCAGAGCGGCGACCGGAGCCAGAAGATCCGGACGTACAATTTTCAGCAGGGGCGCGTCACCGATCACCGCATCGGCCTGACGCTCCACAAGCTGGACTTCATTTTGGACGGCGATCTCGATGAGCTGCTCGACGCCCTCATCGCCGCGGACCAAGCCGAACGGCTGCAGCGCTCCGGCTGAGGCTGCCGCTGCGCCTCAGGAGGTCCCCGGCGCCGGGGCGCCGCCGGTGGCTGCGTCCGCCGCCGCGTGGCGCGAGTGGGCCGCGGGCGCGCTCGCCCGGGCAGGCGTGCCCGCGCCGCGGCGCGAGGCGGCGCTGCTGCTTGCGCACGCCGCGGGGCGCGACACGTCGTGGGCCTGGACGGCCGGCGAGGGCGACCCGCTCCCTGACGCCGCGCGCCGGCGGCTGCCCGAGTTCGTGCGGGCGCGCGCCGCGCGCCAGCCGTTCGCGTACGTGGTGGGCTCCGTCGAGTTCGGCGAGGTGCGCCTCCGCGTCGCGCCCGGCGTGCTCGTCCCGCGTCCGGAGACGGAAGTGCTGCTGGAGGCCGCGCTCGCGCTGGCCCCGCCCGACGCGCCGCTCCGCCTCGCCGATCTCGGCACCGGGAGCGGCGCGCTCGCCATCATGCTCGCGAAGCGCCGGCCGCGCGCGGAAGTCTGGGCCGTCGACGCCTCCCCGCGCGCGCTGGCGTGCGCCGCCGCGAACGCCCTTGAGCACGGCGTCCGCGATTGCGTCCGCTGCCTCCTGGGCGACTGGTGGACCGCCTTCGCGGGCCACGCGCGGGCCGCGCTGCCGCTGGACGGCGTCGTCTGCAACCCGCCGTACCTGACGCCCGAGGAGTGGCGATCCGCCGACCCGGAGGTGCGCGCGGAACCGGAGATGGCGCTGGTCGGGGGGCCGACGGGCCTCGAGGCGTTCGAGCGCGTGCTCGCAGGCGTCGACGGCCGCCTGCGTCCGGGCGGGTTCCTCGCGTTCGAGGTCGGCGCCGGCCAGGCCGGCGCCGTGGCGGAGCGCATGCGGGCGCGCGGGTTCGCGCGCCTGCGCGTCGAGCGGGACCTGGCCGGCCACGAGCGCGTCGTCGCCGGCATCTGGGAGGGGGCGGGCGCGTGAGGCGGCTGAAGGCGGATGAGCCTGGCGCGATCGAGGCGGCGGCGGCCGCGCTGCGCGCCGGCGAGCTCGTCGCCTTTCCCACGGAGACGGTGTACGGCCTGGGCGCGAACGCGCTGGACGCGGCCGCGGCGGCGCGCATCTTCGCGGCGAAGGGCCGCCCGGCCGACAACCCCCTGATCGTGCACATCGCCGACGAGGCGATGCGGGATCTGGTCGCGGCCGAATGGCCGGAGGCGGCCGCGGCCCTCACGGCGGCGTTCTGGCCGGGGCCGCTCACCGTGATCGTGCCGCGGTCGCCGCACGTGCCGGACGTCGTCGCGGCCGGGCTGCCCACC
This is a stretch of genomic DNA from Clostridia bacterium. It encodes these proteins:
- a CDS encoding EamA family transporter: MTRTRGIVMVLAGAACWGLSGTAAQVLFHTHGVSPAWLVTVRMLAAGGLLAVALRPPFPRSHRLQFLVFAVLGLAGVQFTYMAAIEATNAATATFLQYLAVPAIALWELARGRRRPTLLELLAAGLAVAGTALLVLASPGGGLGLHVTPLGLAYGLLSAVTLAYYTLASVPLVAELGSWRLTTWALLAGGAAMALWAPPWAARPSGDPWTVAGLVAFVVLFGTLAGFGLFLASLRHVSATEAGIVATFEPVAAAVSAYAFLHVALLPWQYAGGALILLAVVLLRLRGGQEARAPDASGPSAATGETASARAE
- the asnB gene encoding asparagine synthase (glutamine-hydrolyzing); protein product: MCGITGWIDWNRDLTRESDTIRRMAATLACRGPDASTQWLSPRAAFGHRRLIVVDPAGGGQPMRRQRDGREYVLVYNGELYNTPELRRELEARGHVFQGHSDTEALLLSYIEWGPACVERFNGIFAFAVWDSGEESLFMARDRLGVKPLFFTQRGSMLLFGSELKAILAHPDVEPVVDRDGLAEVFALGPARTPGHGVFKGIEELKPGWSLRFSRDGLRAWPYWQLESRPHEDDERTTVATVRELFLDAVERQLVADVPVCTLLSGGLDSSALTAGAVRVYRRDGRGELHTYSVDYEDNDRYFRPNDFQPDADGPWIDAVSRHLGTRHHRVCLDTASLAEALVPAMRARDLPGMADIDASLLLFCKEIKKDATVALSGECADEVFCGYPWFRRDDAISADTFPWSLKVGERLQVMSEELKAHARPLEYIQTRYQEALDEVPRLPGETGRAARMREIAYLTLTRWMPTLLDRKDRMSMAVGLEVRVPFCDHRLVEYVWNVPWELKTLGGREKGLLRRALQGLLPDDVLWRRKSPYPKTFHPGYLAAMRERVLGILDDPASPLLPLIDVKAVRAMAESDVEFDIPWFGQLMRLPQLFAFLVQVDAWLREYRVRLA
- the prmC gene encoding peptide chain release factor N(5)-glutamine methyltransferase — its product is MAASAAAWREWAAGALARAGVPAPRREAALLLAHAAGRDTSWAWTAGEGDPLPDAARRRLPEFVRARAARQPFAYVVGSVEFGEVRLRVAPGVLVPRPETEVLLEAALALAPPDAPLRLADLGTGSGALAIMLAKRRPRAEVWAVDASPRALACAAANALEHGVRDCVRCLLGDWWTAFAGHARAALPLDGVVCNPPYLTPEEWRSADPEVRAEPEMALVGGPTGLEAFERVLAGVDGRLRPGGFLAFEVGAGQAGAVAERMRARGFARLRVERDLAGHERVVAGIWEGAGA
- the prfA gene encoding peptide chain release factor 1; this translates as MTLDLSKLAQIERRYEEIAAQMADPDVVSDAERLRELAKEHARLEEIVLPYRRYVTLGQDIEAAQALAAESSDPDTREWVRREVAELEAQREALEREILQLLLPRDERDEKNVILEIRAGAGGDEAALFAGDLLRMYTRYAERRGWKAEILSANETGIGGFKEVIVNLSGRQVYSRMKYESGVHRVQRIPVTESGGRIHTSTATVAVLPEAEEVDVQINPEDLEIDTFRASGAGGQHVNKTESAIRITHKPTGIVVTCQDERSQHKNRERAMRILRSKLYELALQEQHQKEAEERRSQVQSGDRSQKIRTYNFQQGRVTDHRIGLTLHKLDFILDGDLDELLDALIAADQAERLQRSG
- a CDS encoding DUF1385 domain-containing protein, with the translated sequence MMRGPRSMAVAVRRPDGGIALDQKDLGQWANRWPWARLPVVRGLVTLAESLSLGFGALMFSASAASQEDEQLTPAQMRWTVAVATIAGLGVFVVLPTWLIGLLRHAVHSSLQLNLIEGLLRLAILWAYLYGISRTAEIQRVLQYHGAEHKAIAAFEAGLPLTVAHAARQSRFHPRCGTSYLLFVALVAVALFALMGWPSLLWRVASRLVLLPLVAGLAYELLRFSARYETRLWARCIVAPGLWMQRLTTREPDERQLEVAIAALTAVVNREEQLAG
- the rpmE gene encoding 50S ribosomal protein L31; this encodes MKAGIHPQLYDATVTCACGAVYHLRSTKPQIKVEICGKCHPFYTGTQRVVDTGGRVERFRKKFGSDYRKAGRASAAEVAGEQ